Proteins from one Dromiciops gliroides isolate mDroGli1 chromosome 6, mDroGli1.pri, whole genome shotgun sequence genomic window:
- the LOC122731352 gene encoding olfactory receptor 5B2-like, translated as MTSMENRSAVKEFILIGITDVPELQVPLFTMFTFIYLITLVGNLGIVALISRDSRLHTPMYFFLSNLSLVDFGYSSAVTPKVMAGLLLGDKVISYNGCATQLFFFGVFAITESFLLASMAYDRHAAVCKPLHYTSIMTSTVCALLASGAYICGFLTSSIVVGNIFSLSFCRSNVIHHFFCDIPPLLVLSCSDIHLTESTIFISGFFNAFCPFLVIFTSYLLIFITILKIRSAEGRQKAFSTCASHLTAVSIFYGTIIFMYFQPSSSHSMDTDKMVSVFYTMVIPMLNPLVYSLRNKEVKNAFRKAMRGQ; from the coding sequence ATGACATCTATGGAGAACAGATCTGCAGTGAAGGAGTTCATCCTTATAGGAATAACAGATGTCCCAGAGCTTCAGGTTCCTCTCTTCACAATGTTCACCTTCATCTATCTGATCACCCTGGTAGGGAACTTGGGGATAGTAGCTCTGATCTCCCGGGATTCTCGCCTCCATACCCCAATGTACTTTTTCCTCAGTAATCTCTCTCTGGTGGATTTTGGCTACTCCTCAGCTGTTACCCCCAAGGTGATGGCGGGGCTCCTCTTAGGAGACAAGGTCATCTCCTACAATGGATGTGCTACACAGTTGTTCTTCTTTGGGGTCTTTGCCATTACTGAAAGCTTCCTCCTAGCATCCATGGCCTATGATCGCCATGCAGCTGTGTGTAAGCCCCTACATTACACCTCCATTATGACATCAACTGTATGTGCACTTCTGGCCAGTGGTGCTTACATCTGTGGCTTTCTGACTTCCTCCATAGTAGTAGGAAACATTTTTAGCCTTTCCTTTTGTAGGTCCAATGTGATCCATCACTTCTTTTGTGATATTCCCCCTCTTTTAGTTCTCTCTTGCTCTGATATTCACCTCACTGAGTCAACAATTTTTATCTCAGGGTTTTTCAATGCATTTTGCCCATTTCTTGTTATCTTTACTTCTTACTTGTTAATATTCATCACCATCTTGAAGATCCGTTCTGCTGAAGGCCGCCAGAAAGCCTTTTCCACTTGTGCTTCCCATCTCACAGCAGTGTCCATATTTTATGGGACAATCATCTTCATGTACTTCCAACCCAGTTCAAGCCATTCAATGGACACAGACAAAATGGTGTCAGTGTTCTACACCATGGTCATCCCCATGTTGAACCCTCTGGTCTATAGTTTGAGGAACAAAGAGGTCAAGAATGCTTTTAGGAAAGCTATGAGGGGACAATAA